A segment of the Amycolatopsis thermophila genome:
AGACGATCAGGCCCCAGTCCCGCGAGTCGAACAGCTCCAGGTGCTTGTACTCGCCCTTGGACTTGCGCGTGATCACCTGGTACGTGGCGATCGTGACCGGCCGGATCTCCTTCTTCTCCCCGGAGTACTCGCCGATCTCGTCCTCGGTCAGGGACGTGCGCGCCACCAGCTCGCGCTTCCACTGACGCCCGGCCACGGTGTTGGTGACCAGGATGAGGGTGGTCGCCTGTGCCCGGGCCATCGCCGCCGCTCCGACAAGGGTCTTGCCCGCACCACAGGGCAGCACGACCACGCCGGAACCGCCGGCCCAGAACGCTTCCGCGGCCTGCCGCTGGTAGTCGCGCAGTCCCCAGCCCGTTTCGGCCAGGTGCATCGGGTGCGCTTCGCCGTCCACGTAGCCGGCGAGGTCCTCGGCCGGCCACCCGACCTTGAGCAGCGCCTGCTTGAGCCGTCCCCGCTCGGACGGGTGCACCACGACGGTGTCGTCGTCGATGCGCGCGCCCAGCATCGGGCTGATCTTCTTGTTGCGCAGCACCTCTTCCAGCACCGCGCGGTCGGTGGTGGTCATCACCAGGCCGTGGGCGGGATTGTTGGCGATCTGCAGCCGGCCGAACCGCGCCATCGTGTCGACGATGTCGATCAGCAGGGGCTGCGGCACCGGGAACCGGGAGTAGGTGGTCAGCGCGTCGACCACCTGCTCGGCGTCGTGGCCCGCCGCACGGGCGTTCCACAAGGCGAGCGGGGTGATCCGGTAGGTGTGCACGTGCTCGGGGGCCCGTTCCAGTTCGGCGAACGGGGCGATCGCGATCCGGGCGTCGTCGGCCATGGCGTGGTCGACTTCGAGCAGCACGGTCTTGTCGGATTGGACGATCAACGGGCCATCGGTCACGTACTCCTTTATACGGCGTCGCCGGTGGCCGCGACGCCGAACCAACGGGAGAGCGCGGCTTCGAGGGGGCCGCCCACGGGGGACCAGCACCGGTAACCGTCCGGGCGGAGGAGGAGGGCGGCCTCGGTGAGCTGGTGGTCCGGCTTGGCGTGAACGCGGTCCACGCGGTCCGACCAGCCCGGCGGCAGTGGGTGGCCGCCGGTGAGGTCGAGCAGCAGGCCGCGTCCCGAGCGCAACAGGGCGGACAGGCGGGTGGTGCCTTCGTCGGTGACGAGTTCGGCGTCCGGCACGCGGCCGGGGGCGTCCAAACCGGACATCATCCCGGCCAGGCGGTGATTGGTGTCGGGCAGGCTCAGGAGGTCGGTGAAGATGTCGCGCAGCGCGGCGACGTCTTCGGCCGGGTTCGGGCCGGCGAGCACGCGCTGGGCCGACGTGTGGTGCAGCACGCGAGCCGCCGCGGGATGCCGTTCCTCCTGGTAGGTGTCGAGCAGACCGTCCGGGGCCCAGCCGTGCAGGGTCGCCGCCAGCTTCCAGCCAAGGTTGATGGCGTTCTGCACACCGAGGTTCAGTCCCTGGCCGCCGAGCGGCGGGTGGATGTGCGCGGCGTCGCCCGCGAACAGGATCCGGCCGTGACGGTAGTGGTCGAGTTGCCGGGTCGCGTCGCTCCAGCGGGACGCGGCGAGGACATGCGCCAGCCGGGTGTCCTCGCCGTAGACAACGGTCAGCGCGTCGACGATCTCGCTTTCCGTGACGGGGCCGCTGAGGGCGGCGGCCTCGTCCTCGGGAGCGAACGTGAGCCGGTAGCGGTCGCCGCCGACGGGCACCAGCATCGACCAGTAGCCGCCGGCGGCCCGGGTCAGTCCGCTGATGTGGCCGGCCCGCTCGGGCACCAGCGCGGACACCGACGCGAGCCGGATCTCGGCGAGCACGGCCTGGAACGTGCCAGGGCGTCCGGGGAACGGCAGCCGGAGCAGCTTGCGGACGGTGCTGTGCCCGCCGTCGCAGGCGACGAGGTAGCGGGCGCGGAACGTGCGTTCGGTGGTCGTGACCGTGACGCCTTCGGTATCCTGCTCGGCGTCCGTGACCGGGTGGCCGCGCCGCAGCCCGGCACCGCGCGCGAGAGCGGCGTGCTCGAGCACCTCTTCGACGAGGTCCTGACGAATGGACAGGGGGTAGGGGTGCCGGGTCTGCCAGCGTGAGCAGTCCAGTGGCACCGGCAGCGTCGCGAAGTGGCCGCCGACGGGTTCGCGGTCGACTGCCCGTGCGTGCATGGCCTCCAGCAGACCGCGGAGTTCGAGGAGTTCGGCGGTGCGGGGCTGGATGGTGCCGCCTTTGGTCTGCTCGACGCGTTCGGCCAGGGATTCCACGACCACGGTCCGCACGCCGGCCAGCGCCAGTTCGTGGGCGAGCGCGAGACCGGTGGGGCCCGCCCCGGCGATGACCGTGACCGAACCCGCCGGACTCCGCGAACGGAAGAAGCAGCGCACCCGGGAGGCGATCTCGAACGCGGCGATCGACCTCTTCTTCGAGCACGGGTTCGACCAGGTGTCGATCGCGCAGATCGCCGAGGCCGCGGAGGTCTCGCGACGCACCCTCTTCTCCTACTTCCCGACGAAGGAGTCGCTGGTCGTGCACCGGTTCGCCGACCACGAGACGGAAAGCGCGCGGGTGGTCCGCGGCCGGCCGGACGGGCAGACGCCACTGCAGGCGCTCCGGCAGCACTTCCTGGACGGGCTCGGCCGGCGGGACCCGATCACCGGTCTCAACGACGGGCCGGAGGTCCTCGCGCTGTACCGGATGATCTTCGCCACCTCGGGCCTGCGCGCCCGCATGCTGGAGTTCAACCAGACGGCGGCGCAGGCGCTGGCCGAGGCCCTCGTCGAGACGGCCGGGGTGAGGGCCGCCCAGGCGCGGGCCGCCGCGGCGGCGATCGTCGCGGTGCTCTCGACCCTCGCGCAGGACAACCACGCGGCGGTCGCCGCGGGGAAGTCCGCCGACGAGGTCCATGCGCAGGCCAGGTCGGAGGCCGAGGAGGCGTTCGCGCTGCTGGCGGACGGCTTCGGCGGGCTCGGCGCTCGCTGAACCGTGGTGAACGACACAACCGGGAACGCCACGCGGCGTGTGTGGCGTCTTGCCCAGCGAAAGATTTCGGGCGGCGGGTAGAACCCGCGGTCCGCGGCCAATACGATCGCCGACGGACTGCATCACGAGCAGCGCGGGCGGGGCGTGTGTGTCCGGGGTCGCTACCCTCTCCGGGGTTGGCGACTCCGCCGGTGCCGATCCGAGTCCGGCAAGGCGGCTAGAGAAGGAAGTCAGGTGGCCCGGCGGCACAAGCGTCCCGAAAGCGGTGAGGCGCTGGACCGGCGGCCGGACACCCGGGCAGGAAGCCGGTGGCGGCTGCGGAACTGGCGGCTGCGCACCAAGCTGATCGCCGTCCTGCTGATCCCGATGCTGACCGTGCTGGCGCTCATCAGCCTGCACGTGCGCGCCGACCTGCAACACGCCGACCAGCTCGCCGAACTCGCCGCGCACAGCCGGGTCGACGCGGGCGTCAACGCGGTGGTCAACGAGCTGCAGCGCGAGCGCGACCTGACCGTCCGTTACGTCGCGGGGCAGCGCCGGAACGGCCTGGCGGAGCTGCGCGATCAGCGCGCCCGCGTGGACGAAGCCGCCGGGGCCTTCGCCCGGAATCTGGCCGACCAGCAGTCGATGCTGTCCGCGTCGAGCGCCGCGGAGCTGAAGGAGGCCCAGTCGCGGCTGGAAGCGTTGCCGGGCCTGCGCTACTCGGGCGAGTTCTCGAACTCGTCGGCGGATTCGATCCTGACCTCCTACAGCGATCTCATCTCGGGCATCCTCGACCTGTCCGACCAGGCCGTCGCCGAGATCGCAGACGCCGACGTGGCCCGCCTCCGGCTCGCCGCCAACGCGCTCGCCCGGGTCAAGGACCAGATGTCGGTCAAGCGGGCCGTCCTCGGGCAGGCGTTCGCCGAAGGCGAGGTGTCCGACGACCGGTTGCGCGCGCTCCTCGGCGCCGACGCACAGGTGATCGCCGCGCAGAACGACTACCGCAAGTTCACCACCGCCGCCGAGCAGCGGTCCTACGAGCAGACGGTGTCCGGGCCGGCCGTGCAGACCGCGAACACCCTGTTCGAGCTCGCGATCACGAGGGCGGAGAACGGGCAGAGCCTGTCCGGGCTGGACTCCCGGCAGTGGGACCAGGCGATCAGCGGCACCATCGACCTCGCCTACCAGTCCCAGCAGGCGTTGCAGGTCCAGACACAACACCGCTGCGACGCGCTGGCCACCGATGCCCGCCGCTCCGCGATAGTCAACGCCGCGGTCGTGTTCGGCGCGCTGCTGTTGTGCGCGGTGCTTGCCGTGGTCATCGGCCGGTCGTTGCTGCGGCCCCTGCGGGTCCTGCGCAACACCGCGTTCGACGTCGCCGAGCACCGGCTGCCCGCGGCGGTCGACGAGATCCTCGCCGACCCGCATCCCGACTTCATGGCCGCCCACCGCGGGGTCGCCCCCGTCCCGGTGTTCACACGCGAAGAAGTCGGCCAGGTCGCGCGCGCGTTCGACGCGGTGCACGGCCAGGCGGTGCGGCTGGCCGGTGAGCAGGCGCTGCTGCGGGAGAACATCAACGCGATGTTCGTCAACCTGTCCAAGCGCACCCAGGACCTGGTGGAACGCCAGCTCGGCGTGCTGGACCGGATGGAGGCCGGCGAGCAGGACCCGGAGACCCTCGGTGGCCTGTTCGAACTCGACCACCTGGCCACCCGCATGCGCCGCAACAGCGAAAACCTCCTCGTGCTGTCCGGGCACGACTTCGGCGACGCGCAGTCCGAACCGGTCGCGGCCGAGGAGATCATCGGCGCGGCGTTGTCGGAGGTCGAGCACTACCAGCGCATCGAACTGACCGAGATGCCGGAGATCGCCATCCGCGGCGAAGCGTGCAACGACCTCGTGCACGTCATCTCCGAGTTGCTGGAGAACGCGACCCTGTACTCGCCGTCGGAGAAGACCGTGACGGTGGTCAGCTCGCTCGCCGAGGACGGCGCCTGGCACGTGCACATCACCGACCAGGGCGCGGGCATGCCGCAACCGGAGATCGACCGGGCCAACAAGCGACTGGCGAACCCACCCGAGGTGGACGTCGAGGTGTCCCGGCGGATGGGCCTGTTCGTGGTGGCGACGCTCGCCAAGCGGCACGACATCCAGGTGCGGCTGCGGTCCGCCGACGGCGGCGGGCTCGTCGCGACCGTCAGCGTCCCGGCCGCGCTGGTGATCGAGCACGTCGCGCCGGTGCCGGAGCCACTCCCCGCGCCGGCCGCCGCCCCGGAGCCGCCGCCGGTGCCGGTCGCCCTGCCGTCGTTGAAGCCGATCCCGCTGCCGGAACCGGAGCCGGCACCGGAGCCCGAACTGGACGACACCGTTTCGATCCCGGTGGTGCGCGACGAGCCGCGCCGGGCGCCGGTCGAGTCCGAGGACGGTGTGGACTGGCCGACCGCCGACAACGACACCTTCCCGCCCGAGGACGAGGAGCCGACCGAGCGGATGCCGGCGTACCAGGCTGTGTTGTCGCGGTGGTTCACCACCGGCGAGCACTGGCCGGTGAGCCGGGCCTCGGAACCGGCGGAGGTGCCGGAGTGGCCGGCGGAGCCGCAGTGGCCGTCGGCCGACGACGACGTCGCGGTCGACGGGCGTCCGCCGAGGTTCCCGCAGCAGGTGCGGCGCCACGCGGAGTCGTTCGACCCGCCTACGCTTTCACTCGACCCCGACGAGGTGCGTCACCGGATGTCGCGGTTGCAGAACGGATTCGCCCGAGCCCGCGACGTGCGGGGGACGGAGAGCTGACCGGCTCGTACCGGCCGCTCTGGCGCTGACGGGCGTCGATGGTGCGGGCCAGGCGGGACAGCGCGTAGTTGATCGCGAAGTAGAGCAGCGCGATGATCAGGTAGGTCTGGATCAGGAGCCGGTTGTAGCCGGCGAGGACCTTGGCGCTCTGCAGCAGTTCGGCGTAGCTGACGACGATGCCGAGCGAGGTGTCCTTGACGACGCCCGCGGTCTGGCTGATGAGCGCCGGGACCACGCGGCGGACGGCCTGCGGGAAGATGACGTGCCGCATGGACTGGGAGGGCCGCATCCCGAGCGCGGCGGCCGCCTCGCCCTGGCCGGCCTCGAGTGAGCGGAAGCCGCTGCGGAAGATCTCGGCGAACTGGGCCGAGCGCGACACCGCGATCGGCAGGACGAGTTTCCACAGCAGGGGCAGGTCCAGGCCGTACCGGGGCAGCGCGAACATCGCGAAGTAGATGAGCAGCAGCAGCGGGATGACGCGGATGACCTCGACGTACGCGCGGGCCGGCGCACGGAGGACGAGGTGCCGCGAGACCCGCCCGAACGCCACGAGGAGACCGGCAGCCATCGCGAGCGCCACGGCCAGCACCGCGGCCAGGGCGGTGCCGCCGAGGCCGCCGAGGAGGTAACGCCACATCGGCCAGGAGCCGTAGGGAGCCCACCGCTGCGCGGCGAGTTCCCCGTTGACCGCGAACTGCCGCACCGCCAGCGCGAGGAGCACGAGCCCAGCCGCGATGGCGACGACGGTCGCGACGCGGACACGGCGCCTCGCCCGTGGGCCGGGAACGTCGAAGAGCACGGAGGTCATGGCAAGCCTGCCTGGTTCGGTACGGGGTTGCGGTTCGTGGGGTGTTGGGTCGGGGTGGCGAGCGGCGGTCTGTTGGCGGCGCGACGGTCACGAAGGGCGCGTTTCGTGTTGGTTGGGCTGGGGACTGAGCGCGGATCCGGGGTTGGGTTGGCGAGCCGGTGCGCGTTTCCGGGGCGGGGGCTTGAGCTCGTGGGTGCGGGGCCGGTTTGGTGCGGGTCTCGGTCGGCTCGTGATCAGAGGCCCGTTCGCGGGCGGCGATCAGGCGGTGGCACGACTGGTCATCGCGGGATCACCAGTTTCCGCTCCAGGACCCCGGCCCCCGAGGAGATCACCATCGCCAGGACGGCGTAACAGACTCCCGCCCCCACGTACAGCGGCAAGGGCTCGGCGAGAACGAGGTTCACCCGGTTCGTCGCCTCGGTCAGTTCGACCACACCGACCGCCGCGGCGAGCGCGGTGTTCATCAGCAGCTGGATGGTCACGTTCCCGAGCGGCTGGATGATCGTCCGCAGCGCCTGCGGCAGGATCACCGCTCGCAGTGACTGTCCGAAGCCGAGTCCCAGTGCGCGGGCCGCCTCGGCTTGGCCGCTGCTCACCGCGTTGATGCCAGACCGCAGCGTTTCCGCGTAATACGAGGCCATGTACAGAGCCGTCGCGAGCACCGCGGTCGGGAACAGCTCGAAACTGATTCCGACCATCGGCAAACCGAAAACGAACAGCACCAGCCACACGGCGAGCGGAATGTTCTGGAACAACTCGACATAACCGGTCCCGAACGCGCGCAGCGGGCGAACCGGGCAAATCCGGAACGCGGTGATCACCAGGGCGACCAGCACCGCGCCGAGGGTGCTGAACACGGTCAGCAACACCGTGTTCAGCACCCCCTCGGCGAACTCCCCGAGGTGATCGGTCCACCCGCTCACGAGCCGGGCACGAAACCCGTCGCCGGCGGCGTCGGTGCGTCGCCCGGGATGACGGTCCCCAGCGTCTGCTTGTACGCCTCCTGCCACAGCCCCGCGGCCTGGATCTTCTTCAACCAGTCGTTGATGAACTGCTTGAACGTCTCGTCCCCGTGGTGGATCCCGATGCCGTACGGGTCCTGCCCGAACGTCCCGCTGTTGACCTGCACCTTGTCGTTCGTCTGGGCGTTGCCGGCCAGTTGCGTCAGGTCGTTCACGTAGGCGTCCGCCCGGCCCTGCTCCAGCGCGGTCACGCACTCCGAGTTCGTGCCCAGCGTGATCACCTGCGCCGGCTCGTACTGCTGCACCAGCGCGGCCCCGGTCGAGTTCGTCACCGCCAGCACCTTCTTGCCCTTCAGGTCCTGCGGCTTCGTGATGCTCGAATCACCCTTGCGCGCCAT
Coding sequences within it:
- a CDS encoding TetR family transcriptional regulator — its product is MTVTEPAGLRERKKQRTREAISNAAIDLFFEHGFDQVSIAQIAEAAEVSRRTLFSYFPTKESLVVHRFADHETESARVVRGRPDGQTPLQALRQHFLDGLGRRDPITGLNDGPEVLALYRMIFATSGLRARMLEFNQTAAQALAEALVETAGVRAAQARAAAAAIVAVLSTLAQDNHAAVAAGKSADEVHAQARSEAEEAFALLADGFGGLGAR
- a CDS encoding sensor histidine kinase → MARRHKRPESGEALDRRPDTRAGSRWRLRNWRLRTKLIAVLLIPMLTVLALISLHVRADLQHADQLAELAAHSRVDAGVNAVVNELQRERDLTVRYVAGQRRNGLAELRDQRARVDEAAGAFARNLADQQSMLSASSAAELKEAQSRLEALPGLRYSGEFSNSSADSILTSYSDLISGILDLSDQAVAEIADADVARLRLAANALARVKDQMSVKRAVLGQAFAEGEVSDDRLRALLGADAQVIAAQNDYRKFTTAAEQRSYEQTVSGPAVQTANTLFELAITRAENGQSLSGLDSRQWDQAISGTIDLAYQSQQALQVQTQHRCDALATDARRSAIVNAAVVFGALLLCAVLAVVIGRSLLRPLRVLRNTAFDVAEHRLPAAVDEILADPHPDFMAAHRGVAPVPVFTREEVGQVARAFDAVHGQAVRLAGEQALLRENINAMFVNLSKRTQDLVERQLGVLDRMEAGEQDPETLGGLFELDHLATRMRRNSENLLVLSGHDFGDAQSEPVAAEEIIGAALSEVEHYQRIELTEMPEIAIRGEACNDLVHVISELLENATLYSPSEKTVTVVSSLAEDGAWHVHITDQGAGMPQPEIDRANKRLANPPEVDVEVSRRMGLFVVATLAKRHDIQVRLRSADGGGLVATVSVPAALVIEHVAPVPEPLPAPAAAPEPPPVPVALPSLKPIPLPEPEPAPEPELDDTVSIPVVRDEPRRAPVESEDGVDWPTADNDTFPPEDEEPTERMPAYQAVLSRWFTTGEHWPVSRASEPAEVPEWPAEPQWPSADDDVAVDGRPPRFPQQVRRHAESFDPPTLSLDPDEVRHRMSRLQNGFARARDVRGTES
- a CDS encoding DNA repair helicase XPB, with the translated sequence MTDGPLIVQSDKTVLLEVDHAMADDARIAIAPFAELERAPEHVHTYRITPLALWNARAAGHDAEQVVDALTTYSRFPVPQPLLIDIVDTMARFGRLQIANNPAHGLVMTTTDRAVLEEVLRNKKISPMLGARIDDDTVVVHPSERGRLKQALLKVGWPAEDLAGYVDGEAHPMHLAETGWGLRDYQRQAAEAFWAGGSGVVVLPCGAGKTLVGAAAMARAQATTLILVTNTVAGRQWKRELVARTSLTEDEIGEYSGEKKEIRPVTIATYQVITRKSKGEYKHLELFDSRDWGLIVYDEVHLLPAPVFRMTADLQSRRRLGLTATLVREDGREGDVFSLIGPKRYDAPWRDIEAQGWIAPAECIEVRVTLTDNERLLYATAEAEDKYKLAATARTKIPVVKSILDKHAGDQTLVIGAYLEQLEELGAELDAPIIQGSTRNKEREALFDAFRRGEIDKLVVSKVANFSIDLPEATVAIQVSGTFGSRQEEAQRLGRLLRPKADGRQAHFYSVVSRDTLDTEYAAHRQRFLAEQGYAYTIHDADAYL
- a CDS encoding FAD-dependent monooxygenase yields the protein MRCFFRSRSPAGSVTVIAGAGPTGLALAHELALAGVRTVVVESLAERVEQTKGGTIQPRTAELLELRGLLEAMHARAVDREPVGGHFATLPVPLDCSRWQTRHPYPLSIRQDLVEEVLEHAALARGAGLRRGHPVTDAEQDTEGVTVTTTERTFRARYLVACDGGHSTVRKLLRLPFPGRPGTFQAVLAEIRLASVSALVPERAGHISGLTRAAGGYWSMLVPVGGDRYRLTFAPEDEAAALSGPVTESEIVDALTVVYGEDTRLAHVLAASRWSDATRQLDHYRHGRILFAGDAAHIHPPLGGQGLNLGVQNAINLGWKLAATLHGWAPDGLLDTYQEERHPAAARVLHHTSAQRVLAGPNPAEDVAALRDIFTDLLSLPDTNHRLAGMMSGLDAPGRVPDAELVTDEGTTRLSALLRSGRGLLLDLTGGHPLPPGWSDRVDRVHAKPDHQLTEAALLLRPDGYRCWSPVGGPLEAALSRWFGVAATGDAV
- a CDS encoding amino acid ABC transporter permease; its protein translation is MTSVLFDVPGPRARRRVRVATVVAIAAGLVLLALAVRQFAVNGELAAQRWAPYGSWPMWRYLLGGLGGTALAAVLAVALAMAAGLLVAFGRVSRHLVLRAPARAYVEVIRVIPLLLLIYFAMFALPRYGLDLPLLWKLVLPIAVSRSAQFAEIFRSGFRSLEAGQGEAAAALGMRPSQSMRHVIFPQAVRRVVPALISQTAGVVKDTSLGIVVSYAELLQSAKVLAGYNRLLIQTYLIIALLYFAINYALSRLARTIDARQRQSGRYEPVSSPSPARRGLGRIRSATATSGDAPRRGRVKA
- a CDS encoding amino acid ABC transporter permease, producing the protein MSGWTDHLGEFAEGVLNTVLLTVFSTLGAVLVALVITAFRICPVRPLRAFGTGYVELFQNIPLAVWLVLFVFGLPMVGISFELFPTAVLATALYMASYYAETLRSGINAVSSGQAEAARALGLGFGQSLRAVILPQALRTIIQPLGNVTIQLLMNTALAAAVGVVELTEATNRVNLVLAEPLPLYVGAGVCYAVLAMVISSGAGVLERKLVIPR